Below is a window of Micromonas commoda chromosome 14, complete sequence DNA.
TCTTGTACACCGTCTCCAGCCTCTCGTCGAGCCACCTGGACATGGTCTGgcatcgtcgcgagggcAGCGGGTTGACGCCCACCTCGCCGCAGGCGCGCGTGATGATGGTCTGCATCTGCGAGCGGAAGAACTTGAACCGCCTcggtcgttcgccgcgggcgacgaagacgcggtCGATGGCTTTGGCGAGCTCCACGGAGTTGATCCGGTTGTTCGGGAAGAACTCGGAGTGCTCGAACGATCGAGTCTCGTCGCAGATGAGGAGCTCCCACATCTTcttcccgcgctcgtccttcATGGGGCGGCTGCAGAAGTCCAGCTGCCAGTCCTGCGCGATGTCTTTCacctcgccgggcgcggcccgcgtcgcgacgcccgcgcccgcgccggggccctcgatggcggcgacgacgggggtcaatccgcggcggggcgcgaggggcgcgggggcgcggcgcgtgggaggCCTTCGCGCgttgggcgacgcggcgacgcgcgctgaGAGCACCGCGGGGGAGGTCATCGATGCGGACATAGcgtgcgtcggcgtcgaatGGACGCGAGACGTGGCCCGATGATGACGAGATAAGACGAGGCGCAATGGGCCTCAAAACCGAGATCTGGAGATCTCCCACATGGACACGCAGTTAGGATCACAATTTACCGTTAAGGTTTCAAGTTTTGACGAGTCTAACTGAAAAGTCATAGGGAGATAAAAGTTACAAATACGAAATACACGCCGACGAACTCTCCAGTCACCCGATCATGGACCGCTTTCGTCCCCTCATCCGCACCTCCGCGAACTTGTTGAAGCTCGAGCTCCACTGGCTGCTGGCCCGTCTGTACGCCGTCATCACGTGCTCGAACAGCGCCTGGCTGGAGTGCGTCACCGTGATGGCCCTCTCCAGGACGTATAGGTCCACGCCCTTGTCCTCCGCGATGATGGAGTTGCTCGCGAGGCCGAAGTCAATGATCACCACCgtgcgctcgtcgtcgtcccgaaCGAGGATGTTGCTCGTCGTGAGATCGCCGTGGATCAAGCCGCCGTCGTGCATCTTAGCGACGGCCTTCCCCACCTGAGCGCCTATGTCCTCCATGTCCTTCTCGGACATGGAATCCTCGCGGATGAGCTCCTTGAGAGACTTGCCGGGCACCTTCTCCATGTATATGGCACTCTGCTGCTGATCGACGTAGTACAGCGTGGGCGTCGCAACGCCGAGTTTTCTGGCGCGCATCATGGATCGCGCCTCCATGcccagcctcgagcgcgtgagCTTGGTGTCAAGGGTGGGATGCCGGTAGGTTTTCTTGAACCTCTGCTTGACGATGGTGTCTCGGCCGCAGAACTTGACCGCGAACACgcgcccctccgcgccctGGCTGACGAGGTTATCGTAGccgccgagcttctcgatGATGTCAACCTGCTTCTGCTGCTTCTCCGCCCCGGAGGCGTTGTGCTTGTCGACGAACCCTCTCTTCCCCATCGGCGTGGTTCGGGAGGATTTGTTACTTTTTCGTCGGCGGTTGGTTGGGGGGGAAGGGCGGTCAAGCGCGCCTCGTtctgagcgacgacgcgggcgggggttcGGTCGGACGTATTGGATCCCGACACGGGGTCGCGGGGGGTTTCGCGAGGCGCGAACCCGGctgcgtgcgcgcgcgtgcgggaCTGGGTCGGGGCAggcaccgtcggcggctcgaTTTCCACGCGGTTTCACGGGGAAAGGCGAAAAATCTCGGGGCGGATCTCCTGCTTCGGCACATTTTGGCGAGCCGGAGCCCCCACCGGCGACACTCCTACCGTCGACACTCCCACGAGGACGGCTTTCAAAcgcgatggcctccgcgacggcatcCCCATGGGTCCAGGGTAtcgccgcgggtcgatcCCTCGCCCGCTcggcgcgtctccgccccgcgcccgtgcgaACCCGAcgaccctcgcccgcgcgatggataacgacgagcgccgggctgctggacgcgctcgaggtgaAGGTCCCGAAgtcctccaccgcggaggacgtcgacgagaagAACGAGTTCAGGTCGCTCATGGAGAAGGCCGGGGTGAAGCACCAGGTCCGGCTCGCCTCGGGCGCCCGGGGCCGGGGGCTGTTCCCCACCGGCCCGGTCGGATGGACCGAGTCCGCGGTGCTCCTCTCCGTGCCCCTCGACGTGTGCATCTGCGCGCCCTTCGgagacgaggacgccgtggcgAACGAGCTCGGACTCAACGACGGGTACAAGGACACGTGCACCATCCTCCGCAGGGCGTGGCAGCGCCGCAACGGCGCCAAGGTTCCCGAAGCCATCGTGTCCCTCCTCGACTCGGGATcgggcgacgatcgcgagctcggcgtggcgCTGTGGGTGCTGTGGGCGTGCGAGAACGGCGGGGAGGTGTGGGAGGCGTACGCGCGTTGGCTGCCGAAACCCGACGGCCAAATGCCCAGCCTGTTGCTCGCCAACGAACGCGAGCTATCGCAGCTCCAGGACCCACACCTGGCtggggaggcgcggcggctgcacgaagcgatggcggcggcgcataACAAAATTGCAATCGCcaacgcggaggcgaggtcgATGAACGGTCGGACGGTGCGTGAGTTCaccctcgaggagctgcggTGGGGgttcgcgctcgtggcgagccgcgcggtggcgtcccccgtcggcgacgggggcgcggccgccgcgatcatGGTCCCGTTCTTCGACATGGCCaaccacgacgacgcgtcgatggTGTCGGCGATCAAGTCAGTGCGGGGTACCGAGGACGGAGACGTGGAGAACGGGttgcgcgtcgcggtggagagGGCGATCAACCAGGGCGTCGGGGGACCGCGCGTGGTGCTGGAGACCACGCGAGGGTTGCagaacgccgacgacgaggtcgtcaTTCAGTACGACCCGTCCGCCGACAACCGCGAGCTCATGCTCCGTTACGGGTTCTCCCTTCGGGGGAACAGAAACGAGAAGCTTCCGAGGCCCAACGACGGgtcccccgcgtccacgtgCGCGCTCACCCCGGGCGCGTTAAAGCTCGCGTTGGAGGCGAAGGGGCTGATGCGTGAGAGCACGCCGCCGgaggaacggcggcgactgaTATCTgtcgtcgccaacgcgtgCCCGGGTCGGCGCAGTCCCTCGGAGGACGACTCGTGGGAactggacgaggacgcgtgcgccaaggaggccatggacgcggtggcgcttcGAATGCACTGGCAACAAACgctggacgcgttcgagacgagcgcgatggaggaCGAGTCCCTGTTgacggcggccaaggcggggGTTTTGCCGGGCGCCACAGCCAACGTGGTGTGCGCGGTGGAGTATCGGATGGAGCGtaaggcggcgctggccacCGGGATcaaggcgctggacgcgtaCGTGGAGTGGCTCAGCGaagacgacggggaggatgagggggatggggaggaggagggcgatgGGGATGGGGGCGAGGGGGATggggcggaggtggaggcgggtGGCGAATTCCCCGGGTTTGAGGACCAGAGGTGATGTCATCCGTACCACGTCGTGTTCACATTGATAAGTGTTAACCGAGTCCACGCGTGTCTTCCCTCGGACCCGCCGAGAGATCACATCTTCGCGtatcgagcgacgcgcgatccgAGGGGAGGACGCAGAGcccgtccgcgcgcacgcgcatcCGGGCGAAGATATCTCATGACCTTCGGGGACCTCCTTTGGGgagcggaggcggaggagcgccgagcccgcgaggcgctcgaggccaCGGAGATCGCCGTGCCCGTGGACGTGCGTTCGCTGCCCCGtcccctccgcgcgcgcccttcGCTGACTCACGAATCGTTATTCCTCTCCCTCTCCCAGCGGAAAGAAGaagacgcgcgggacgcggacgcgagcgaggagcgcgcgccgccgctgcgtcAGGTTCTCCTTCCCGTCGACGGGACCGCGCAGTCCGAGTACATGGTCGACTGGGCGCTCACCAACTTCTGCAGGGAGGGGGACCAGGTCAACATCCTCCACGTCATACCCAAGTGagcccctccgccgccgcccaccgcgaccCGTCGTCTTCCCCGAGGAAACGCTCGGCAACCCCCGTCTCCCTCTCCCATCTCGGAAAAGCCAAAACCAAAAACAAACGTCCAACTTTGTGATTCAGGCGATACGAGCCCGCAGTCTACGCCGGGTTCGACGACTTCATCCCCGACTTGCCCGACCCCGAACAGGCGAGTACCCCATCGGTGTAAACGACGCGCCTGACCCggacccgccccgccccgaaCGTAACCGCCGCCCAGTCTCAAGCaaacctcgaggacgtcgtctATCGACCGCGGTCCGCTGACGTACCTGTCGGAACCCCGCGATCCCGTCGAGCAGGAGGCGCAgtggcgcgcggacgccgaacAATACCTCG
It encodes the following:
- a CDS encoding predicted protein, which codes for MGKRGFVDKHNASGAEKQQKQVDIIEKLGGYDNLVSQGAEGRVFAVKFCGRDTIVKQRFKKTYRHPTLDTKLTRSRLGMEARSMMRARKLGVATPTLYYVDQQQSAIYMEKVPGKSLKELIREDSMSEKDMEDIGAQVGKAVAKMHDGGLIHGDLTTSNILVRDDDERTVVIIDFGLASNSIIAEDKGVDLYVLERAITVTHSSQALFEHVMTAYRRASSQWSSSFNKFAEVRMRGRKRSMIG
- a CDS encoding predicted protein, with protein sequence MASATASPWVQGIAAGRSLARSARLRPAPVRTRRPSPARWITTSAGLLDALEVKVPKSSTAEDVDEKNEFRSLMEKAGVKHQVRLASGARGRGLFPTGPVGWTESAVLLSVPLDVCICAPFGDEDAVANELGLNDGYKDTCTILRRAWQRRNGAKVPEAIVSLLDSGSGDDRELGVALWVLWACENGGEVWEAYARWLPKPDGQMPSLLLANERELSQLQDPHLAGEARRLHEAMAAAHNKIAIANAEARSMNGRTVREFTLEELRWGFALVASRAVASPVGDGGAAAAIMVPFFDMANHDDASMVSAIKSVRGTEDGDVENGLRVAVERAINQGVGGPRVVLETTRGLQNADDEVVIQYDPSADNRELMLRYGFSLRGNRNEKLPRPNDGSPASTCALTPGALKLALEAKGLMRESTPPEERRRLISVVANACPGRRSPSEDDSWELDEDACAKEAMDAVALRMHWQQTLDAFETSAMEDESLLTAAKAGVLPGATANVVCAVEYRMERKAALATGIKALDAYVEWLSEDDGEDEGDGEEEGDGDGGEGDGAEVEADHIFAYRATRDPRGGRRARPRARASGRRYLMTFGDLLWGAEAEERRAREALEATEIAVPVDRKEEDARDADASEERAPPLRQVLLPVDGTAQSEYMVDWALTNFCREGDQVNILHVIPNLKQTSRTSSIDRGPLTYLSEPRDPVEQEAQWRADAEQYLAQAIFPAIDAAGLRYTAEIVAYETDNQSIGEIVCERASDLEAAAVIMAASGKGRVKEFFIGSVTNYCLHRCKRPVVIYRSPPVVRPGASSRGGKEVNESNGAYAHAE